The stretch of DNA TACGTGACATTAGTGTTGCGTACTTATTTATTTACCCAACGTAGAAAAATATGCAACGATTCGTCTTATTACTCATTTGGTCTAGTATTTTGATTGGTGGCATAATGGGCTGTGTAGTAGTAGAACTGAATGGCCCTGCTTTTTCTACTGATTTTCCTGTTTTAAAACATCCCAAAGGAAATGAATTAACGGCTTTGCGAGTAGAATTGGGGCGTAGACTTTTTTATGATCCCATTCTATCTAGAGACTCTACAATCTCCTGTAGTTCTTGCCACAAACAACAATATGCTTTTGCTGACAATTTGCCAACTAGTCCTGGTGTAGAGGGACGAAAAGGCGTACAGAATGCTCCCTCCTTGGGCAATATTGGTTATGCAACTTCCTTTACACGAGCAGGAGGGGTGCCCACCCTAGAAATGCAAATTTTAGTCCCAATACAGGAAGCCCATGAATTTGATTTTAATATTCTTCTGATTGCAAAGCGATTAACTCAAATACCGCTTTATGACAGCCTGAGTCGTTTGGCGTACAATCGAATTCCCGACCCCTTTGTCATCACTCGATCGCTTGCAGCATTTGAGCGCACCTTATTAACCAAGGAATCCGCTTATGATCAATATGTGTATCAGCAAGAAAAAAAAGCACTATCTAAGGCTGCCAAGCGAGGGCTAAAATTATTTATGAGCGATCGGACGAATTGCTCTAAATGCCATACACCGCCCCATTTTTCTAATTTTGCTTTTGAAAACAATGGGTTATATGAGGTCTATGCCGATTCGGGGAGAATGCGATTGACACATATAGAAGCAGATCGGGCTTTGTTTAAAGTACCTTCCTTAAGGAATGTTGCGCTGACGGCTCCTTATATGCACGATGGTAGCATGGCTTCCTTGACGGCTGTAGTGAACCATTATAACAAGGGGGCTGTTGTTCATAAAAATAAGAATTCTTTGATTAAGCCCCTAGGTTTATCTGCTAAAGAGCAGAACGATCTAATTTGTTTTTTAGAAGCGTTGACCGATAGAAACTTTATTGCCAATCCTGCTTTGGGAAATCCTAATTAAGAGATTCGAAAAAAAAAGCATATATTACACTAAGTAAGTTTTGCGTATTTTTTATATTAAATCTTCATTGTTAATTAAATAAAATGTTACGATTTCTATTAGGCTTGAGCATTTTTGTGGTGTGGGCTGTTTTTGCTCGCAATTATTACATCTGCGAAATAAAGGGAGAATGTGGTCCACCTTTGGTGGATGTTGATTCCTCTTTTTTAGAAAATATTCCCCAAACCTTAGACTTAACAGCAGGGGAACATGTTATTTTGGATAATTATCCGCAATTTTATTTTGACCATGCAAGCCATGCTTATACCTATGTAGATGGGAATGAAAAATTTTTGAGTTTGGTCGCTACTTTTTTGAAAGAGCATCCTGCGGATTCTATCAAGCTTTGGGTAACAGGGTATTATTTAGAAGATGAAAAAGAAGCGATTGTAAACAGCCAATTGTACAATGATTTGGGGATAGCAAGAGCGCACACCATTATAGATAAATTGATCCATGAGTATAAGGTTGCTAAATCCAGAATTAAGGCGCAATCAAAATTGGCGTCTGATTATCCAATGTTAGAATCGTTGTCTTTTGATATAGAGGGCTATGTGCCACCGATGGAGATTGCTGCAACAGAAGAAGACACTGCGCTTTTGGAACAGATCAAAACTTCTGTCAAAAATATAACGTATACAGATAAAAGTGCCAAGTTTGAGTACAATTCAGGAACATTTAAACCAAGTCGATCTTTTGATGTTTATGTCGATTCTTTGAAACACTATTTTGAGCGCAACCCCAATGATTATCTGGTTATTATTGGGCACACAGATAGTAAGGGGAATGCTGCCTATAATCAACGATTGGGACTTAAAAGGGCGAAATCAGTTAAGGCGTATTTAAAAGAGCATGATCTAGTGGTGACGATAAAAACGCAATCCAAAGGAAAAACCAGCCCAATGGTCGAAGACAAAAATCCAGATGGTAGTTATAATATTGAGGCAATGGCAAAAAATCGACGAGTAAATATTATAATAAAATCTACAAATTAAGTATTATTGTTAGTCGTAGATTGCTTATCGTTCTGTATTTTTTTGGAGGAATCTTTTAAAGTAAAAAACAACTTCACCCGTTGCAAGTTTGATTACCCAAATTTAAATTTTAATACCTAAATACCAATTTGTTCATGCAAGAAGCATTTCTAAAACTAATTAGTGGCGATTTTACAACAAACCTCGCTTTTGGGATTATAGTAGCTATTTCTTTCTTATTGGGGATGCTAGTTTGGGCTTTGTTGGCACATTTTCCCGCTTCCCGTCAACTCAAAAAGCTAAATAAAGAACTGGAGGGTGAAAATACCGTCTTGAAGAAGGACAATAAAGACCTTTCTGAGCGTTATACAGTTGTTCAGGCAAAGTTTAATCGAACAAACGAAGATTTGCAAACCGCAGAGGCAAATCTTAAGGAGAAAAACGAGAAAGTAAATCAACAGCTAAAAAAGATAAAATTCTTATCCGAAGAGTTAGAATTGTACAAGGATAATGCTCGAAATTTTAAAGAGGCAAATGAAAAGTTGTTGGAGGAGCATAAGAGAATGGCTAAGGAGCATGAAGAAATGCAGCTTAAAGTGGAGGACATAAAGGGCTTAATTGAGGAAGTTGAGCAAGAGAAAGGAGAAATGCTCAAAGGTCACTTGGAAGTGTCGGATGCCAAATTGATAGCCGATAAAGCGTTAAAAACGACAACAGACGAGTTGGAAAAAGCAGCAGAACGAATTGAATTGTTGAAAAAAGACTTGGATGCTGCTTTAGAACAAAAGGCAGAACTGAAAAAAATGTTGCTTACGTTAGAGGCAACGCAAGAATTGGATGGAACCAATGACGATGATTTGAAGATTCAATTGGTGGGCTTAAAGGCGCACATTCAAGATTTAGAGGCAGAGAATAGTGATCTGATGGAGCGTTTAGCGCCTTATTTAGCTAAGGAACACTCGGATGAACAGGAAGAAAAAGAAATGGATGAACTCTTAGTTAATCTATTGGTCGAGGCAGAAGAGAATATGAAAGAGGATGGATTTTATGTAGATTACGATGAAAGTCAACTGATTGAAGATAAAATTTATTTAGAAAAAACATTGGCGGAAGAAGCCAAAACAGAATTGCCTACTGCTGAGGAAGAGGAGGAGGTAACTTTGGAAGGCGAGGAAGAGGAAGCGATGAACCATGCTTTAACAGCGGCGGATACTGCTATGGGGATGCAAGGGTTTTATGAGGATATGGACGAGGCAATTTTGAGGCAACCTGCAACAGAAATAGAGCAGGTGTCGGACGATGATTTAATGGAACAGCATTTGGCACATACGGCTGAAGTAATGGACAAGGTTTTATTTTTTAGTGAGGAGGTGCCTCGTGATAGTTTGATTGAGAATGAAACCTTATTGGATAATGAGTTGCCTAAATTTGTTTTTGCAGAACAGCCTTCTGACGAATCTGAGGAGCAACTTGTTCTAACCCATACAGATCATGAGGATATGAACAATGCATTAGACCAAGCAACAATGGCCATGGATGCAGAGGGATTGTATGCGCCTATAGACACGCAAAAATTGATAGCCTCTGAAGAGGATTCCATAGGAGAAAAGACAGAAAACCAGAAACATTCTGAATCTACTATTTTACAAGAAATTGGTCGTTCTATCCCAAAAGCTTTATCAAATCAAAAGGATGATTTGCAGCAAATTGACGGAATTGGGCTATTTATCGAACAGCGTTTGAATGAATTAGGAATTTATACGTACGAGCAAATTAGTCAATTTGATACAACTTTTATTGCCAAATTAGGGGCAGTTTTAGGATTTTCAGAACAAACAATAGCTAGAGATAAATGGGTAGAACAAGCGCAAGCTTTATTGGATCAATAAGATCAACACTCCTCTGCAATCATTAACAGAGTATCAATAAAAATATTACTCCGCTAGAAAACCGAACCCAGCTTGCTGGTGATAACGAACCGACCTCAGGGAGCTCATAAACGCTAGCGCACTAGCTAATCTAGCACCGTAGGTACCACATAAACGTAGTGCACGAGTAGCTTGGTACTATGTACCAACTGGAATGCCTAGCAACGCAGTTAATCAGCGGAGTATTATAAAAAACATAACTAGATCACAAAACTAACATAACACGAAACACAACTATATATGATTGAACGTCCTGTCATATTATTGACATTTGCAAATCAGCAGGATGCTTATCTAGATTATCTAAAAAACGAAAGCAAGCGGCTTAATTATATCCTGAGTACACACCATGACAAGGGAACTATAGAAGTTTTTAGAGAAGAAAGCTCTACTGTTGATGACATCAAAACTGCAATCGAACGCTTTGACAAACGGATCGCCATTTTTCATTATGGTGGGCATGCCGATGGCGGAAGCCTGCGTTTTGAAGGGGGAGATGGAAATGCTGCTGGTTTGGCAGAATTGTTGGGGCAGTTGCCCAATTTGAAGTTGGTGTTCTTGAATGGTTGTTCCACTCAGGCTCAGGTTAAATTTTTATTGGATAATGGGGTGAAAGCTGTTATTGCAACGGCAGTATCGATTAATGATGAAAAAGCAGTTGTTTTTGCAGAAGATTTTTATCGTGCGTTCTCCAATGGACATACCATTGGCTCTGCTTTTCGTAGAGCAGTGGCCAATATGAAGTTTGCTTATGGTGGTGATTTTGGAGCAACTATTGTTCGCAAGGGAGAGGCGGTTGTTCATGCGGATGAAGAAAAAATGCCTTGGGGATTGTATCTAAATGACGATAGTGACGATGCCTTAAATTGGGAGATGCCGACTTATTATCCTACCGATACGACCAAAACGGAGGCGATTGATAAGGAAAAATTCAAGGTCAATATGCACATTGAGGATGTTATCTATCCCATGTTTGATATTAAGCCAGAATTAGAAGCCTTATGCGCTTATGAGGATGACGAAGAGCTAGATCCCAGAGCAGTGTTGTTGCAAATTATTCAAAATTTCCCTTGGCCAATTGGTGCACAAATAAGGTTGTTGGTTGCCAAAGATGGCGACATGGATACCCCATCTGTTGAACGACTGAAACAGATTGTGAGTGTGTATAGCATGACCAGTCAGTTTCTATTTTATATTGTGATGTCTCAAATGTGGGACGAAAAACGAGCGGCTACCTTTAATTCCAAGGGCTATTTGGTGGATATGCTTTATATCAACAAAAAACAGTTTGGACAATTTGATTATTTTAAAAACTTCATTGATGGAACCAAACTCCTGATGGATGCAGATTGTGAACCTGTTATTAAAGATTTTTTGACGGTTGTTGAAGATTTTGATGCGCATTCAGAATTGTATGAGGCTTACCTTTATTTGGAATCGATTCGCTCTGCAATTCATACCAACAATATGGAGGTATTGGAAGCCAAGACGTATGAAAAATGCGTAGAGGGAGAATATTATTTATCGACAATACTGTACCATCTAGCATTTATGATAAAATACGATTTGGTTACGGTGCGTGATATTCATGTGGTGAACCATAGAAATATGGATACAGAATTTAATCATTTTATTAGTCGATTGAACGTTAAGGTTGGAGATATTGCAGTGAGTGAAGGAAGCAAAAAAATCAAAGCAAGGATTTACAAGA from Aureispira anguillae encodes:
- a CDS encoding cytochrome-c peroxidase, translating into MQRFVLLLIWSSILIGGIMGCVVVELNGPAFSTDFPVLKHPKGNELTALRVELGRRLFYDPILSRDSTISCSSCHKQQYAFADNLPTSPGVEGRKGVQNAPSLGNIGYATSFTRAGGVPTLEMQILVPIQEAHEFDFNILLIAKRLTQIPLYDSLSRLAYNRIPDPFVITRSLAAFERTLLTKESAYDQYVYQQEKKALSKAAKRGLKLFMSDRTNCSKCHTPPHFSNFAFENNGLYEVYADSGRMRLTHIEADRALFKVPSLRNVALTAPYMHDGSMASLTAVVNHYNKGAVVHKNKNSLIKPLGLSAKEQNDLICFLEALTDRNFIANPALGNPN
- a CDS encoding OmpA family protein; the encoded protein is MLRFLLGLSIFVVWAVFARNYYICEIKGECGPPLVDVDSSFLENIPQTLDLTAGEHVILDNYPQFYFDHASHAYTYVDGNEKFLSLVATFLKEHPADSIKLWVTGYYLEDEKEAIVNSQLYNDLGIARAHTIIDKLIHEYKVAKSRIKAQSKLASDYPMLESLSFDIEGYVPPMEIAATEEDTALLEQIKTSVKNITYTDKSAKFEYNSGTFKPSRSFDVYVDSLKHYFERNPNDYLVIIGHTDSKGNAAYNQRLGLKRAKSVKAYLKEHDLVVTIKTQSKGKTSPMVEDKNPDGSYNIEAMAKNRRVNIIIKSTN
- a CDS encoding CHAT domain-containing protein, yielding MIERPVILLTFANQQDAYLDYLKNESKRLNYILSTHHDKGTIEVFREESSTVDDIKTAIERFDKRIAIFHYGGHADGGSLRFEGGDGNAAGLAELLGQLPNLKLVFLNGCSTQAQVKFLLDNGVKAVIATAVSINDEKAVVFAEDFYRAFSNGHTIGSAFRRAVANMKFAYGGDFGATIVRKGEAVVHADEEKMPWGLYLNDDSDDALNWEMPTYYPTDTTKTEAIDKEKFKVNMHIEDVIYPMFDIKPELEALCAYEDDEELDPRAVLLQIIQNFPWPIGAQIRLLVAKDGDMDTPSVERLKQIVSVYSMTSQFLFYIVMSQMWDEKRAATFNSKGYLVDMLYINKKQFGQFDYFKNFIDGTKLLMDADCEPVIKDFLTVVEDFDAHSELYEAYLYLESIRSAIHTNNMEVLEAKTYEKCVEGEYYLSTILYHLAFMIKYDLVTVRDIHVVNHRNMDTEFNHFISRLNVKVGDIAVSEGSKKIKARIYKTFTNNSSVILTSNIQDPSTFLNLSPFIIDKNAFRDGLTEDRATEQQLFMYAHREDGEDPKRDYQYYATFHNIYVAKERVSDQFLINAAVGAAKDSEESNTRSTRSRRSSRRRRRSTTTTEVINPYAVLKQQFEILERDLIR